One window from the genome of Chiloscyllium plagiosum isolate BGI_BamShark_2017 chromosome 31, ASM401019v2, whole genome shotgun sequence encodes:
- the LOC122565547 gene encoding protein Largen-like: FNVAFILKQVVGQIDHLTSDLNLSEDANKSYKSDTLDSSSSGVTVSTLEKSKDRPKMINRTAPTTTAVLTVLRKSKPPPPPPRRTPVRVKSPAKTSSISNSLKINGAFIHNGAHSPADQLMGNNATCSSNVDKLWVQENQTDNIGGAGETKPLTNTVQNSQRPSKYSLYPTFNTKYELPVQQKDVSTANVHCCTRSQLHPCLDRRSPIFCNTSISTTSVGTSSHPKNPRTTVRKHTSTTV; the protein is encoded by the coding sequence TTTAATGTTGCTTTCATTCTCAAACAGGTAGTGGGACAAATAGATCACTTGACCTCTGATCTAAATCTGTCCGAGGATGCAAACAAGAGTTACAAAAGTGACACCCTTGACAGCAGCTCCAGTGGAGTGACTGTGTCTACTCTGGAAAAATCCAAAGATCGACCAAAAATGATTAACAGGACTGCACCAACCACAACAGCTGTACTGACAGTGCTTCGTAAATCAAaacctccacccccaccaccacggAGAACACCAGTCAGGGTGAAGAGTCCAGCAAAAACATCTTCTATAAGTAACAGTCTCAAAATAAATGGTGCCTTCATCCACAATGGAGCACATTCACCCGCAGACCAACTAATGGGCAATAATGCAACATGCAGTTCAAATGTTGACAAACTTTGGGTGCAAGAGAATCAAACGGACAACATTGGTGGTGCTGGTGAAACCAAACCATTGACAAACACTGTTCAGAATAGCCAACGACCTTCAAAATATAGCCTTTATCCCACTTTCAACACCAAATATGAACTCCCTGTTCAACAGAAGGATGTGAGCACTGCTAATGTCCATTGTTGTACTAGATCACAGCTTCATCCCTGTCTAGACAGAAGATCACCAATATTCTGTAACACCAGTATCTCTACAACAAGTGTAGGCACAAGTTCACATCCAAAGAATCCACGGACAACAGTGAGAAAACATACTTCCACAACTGTTTGA